In the genome of Monodelphis domestica isolate mMonDom1 chromosome 2, mMonDom1.pri, whole genome shotgun sequence, one region contains:
- the OARD1 gene encoding ADP-ribose glycohydrolase OARD1 isoform X1 — protein sequence MANSPDEDPGENRIVYVKGDLFACPQTDSLAHCISEDCRMGAGIAVLFKKKFGGVQELLNQQKKSGEVAVLKRDERYIYYLITKKRASHKPTYENLQKSLEAMKTHCLKNGVTDLSMPRIGCGLDRLQWEKVSAMIEEVFEGTDIRITVYTL from the exons ATGGCCAACAGCCCTGATGAAGATCCAGGAGAGAACAGA ATTGTATATGTGAAAGGGGACCTTTTTGCATGCCCCCAAACAGACTCATTGGCCCACTGCATCAGTGAGGATTGTCGAATGGGTGCTGGGATAGCTGTTCTCTTCAAAAAGAAGTTTGGAGGGGTACAGGAGCTCTTGAATCAAC aaaagaaatctggAGAAGTGGCAGTGCTAAAGAGAGATGAAAGATATATATACTACCTG ATTACAAAGAAGAGGGCTTCACACAAGCCAACTTATGAGAACTTACAAAAGAGTTTAGAGGCCATGAAAACCCATTGTCTGAAGAATGGGGTCACTGACCTCTCCATGCCTAG GATTGGATGTGGTCTTGATCGCCTACAGTGGGAGAAAGTGTCTGCAATGATTGAAGAGGTGTTTGAGGGCACAGACATCAGGATTACTGTATATACTCTCTGA
- the OARD1 gene encoding ADP-ribose glycohydrolase OARD1 isoform X2 — MGAGIAVLFKKKFGGVQELLNQQKKSGEVAVLKRDERYIYYLITKKRASHKPTYENLQKSLEAMKTHCLKNGVTDLSMPRIGCGLDRLQWEKVSAMIEEVFEGTDIRITVYTL, encoded by the exons ATGGGTGCTGGGATAGCTGTTCTCTTCAAAAAGAAGTTTGGAGGGGTACAGGAGCTCTTGAATCAAC aaaagaaatctggAGAAGTGGCAGTGCTAAAGAGAGATGAAAGATATATATACTACCTG ATTACAAAGAAGAGGGCTTCACACAAGCCAACTTATGAGAACTTACAAAAGAGTTTAGAGGCCATGAAAACCCATTGTCTGAAGAATGGGGTCACTGACCTCTCCATGCCTAG GATTGGATGTGGTCTTGATCGCCTACAGTGGGAGAAAGTGTCTGCAATGATTGAAGAGGTGTTTGAGGGCACAGACATCAGGATTACTGTATATACTCTCTGA
- the APOBEC2 gene encoding C->U-editing enzyme APOBEC-2 — protein MAEKEQAAAAPQNGEGDSENLDDPEKLKELIELPPFEIVTGERLPVNFFKFQFRNVEYSSGRNKTFLCYVVEVQGKDGQGQISRGYLEDEHAAAHAEEAFFKTILPTFDPALRYNVTWYVSSSPCAACADRISSTLSKTKNLKMLLLVGRLFMWEEPEIKTALKKLKESGCKLRIMKPQDFEYVWQNFVEQEEGESKAFVPWEDIQENFLYYEEKLAEVLH, from the exons ATGGCTGAGAAAGAACAGGCTGCCGCTGCTCCTCAAAATGGAGAGGGGGACTCTGAGAACCTGGATGACCCTGAGAAATTGAAGGAGCTGATTGAGTTACCGCCCTTTGAGATTGTCACAGG GGAACGGCTCCCCGTCAATTTCTTTAAGTTTCAGTTCAGGAATGTGGAGTACAGCTCTGGACGAAATAAGACCTTCTTGTGCTACGTGGTGGAAGTCCAAGGCAAGGATGGCCAAGGGCAGATATCCCGGGGCTACCTAGAAGATGAGCATGCAGCAGCTCATGCTGAAGAGGCCTTCTTCAAAACCATCCTGCCCACCTTTGACCCTGCCCTTCGCTACAATGTCACTTGGTATGTCTCCTCCAGCCCTTGCGCAGCCTGTGCTGACCGAATCTCAAGCACCCTGAGCAAAACCAAGAACCTGAAGATGCTCCTCTTGGTGGGTCGACTCTTTATGTGGGAGGAGCCCGAGATCAAGACAGCTTTGAAGAAGTTGAAGGAATCTGGATGTAAGCTACGCATCATGAAGCCCCAGGATTTCGAGTATGTATGGCAGAATTTTGTGGAGCAAGAAGAAGGAGAGTCAAAGGCTTTTGTGCCCTGGGAGGACATTCAGGAGAACTTCCTTTACTATGAGGAGAAGCTGGCTGAGGTCCTGCACTGA